A genomic region of Alicyclobacillus sp. SO9 contains the following coding sequences:
- a CDS encoding tyrosine recombinase XerC: MDTEPLDLYIEQFLQVRLAERRTAPKTISAYGTDLSVLADFCEEKGLSSPSQIRVVHLRMFLSVQLQKGLSRSSIARRLSCYRSFFDFLVREDVVEQNVARLVSLPKRDERVPKFYYQEEIKALIESVDGKDLWSLRDRALLEFLYATGIRVGECVQLDAADLELDEGTVLVFGKGSKERYVVLGNKAIVSLRRYLSEREASVSFAVDSEPALFINRQGGRLTDRSVRRILNKHISRVAGLYHISPHAVRHSFATHLLDGGADLRVVQELLGHASLSSTQIYTHTTRDRLAKVYQRTHPRASKSD; encoded by the coding sequence ATGGACACAGAGCCGTTAGACCTATACATCGAGCAGTTTTTGCAAGTGCGACTTGCCGAGCGCCGAACTGCCCCAAAAACCATTTCGGCCTACGGAACTGATTTAAGTGTGCTTGCAGATTTTTGTGAGGAAAAAGGTCTCTCATCACCGTCACAAATTCGCGTAGTGCACTTGCGCATGTTCTTGTCTGTGCAATTGCAAAAGGGTTTATCTCGTTCATCCATTGCTCGGCGTCTGTCCTGTTATCGGAGTTTCTTCGACTTCCTCGTACGCGAAGATGTGGTGGAACAAAACGTCGCGAGGTTGGTTTCCTTGCCAAAACGCGATGAAAGGGTGCCAAAATTCTATTATCAAGAAGAAATCAAGGCGCTCATTGAATCAGTCGACGGAAAGGACCTGTGGTCTCTGCGTGATAGGGCGCTGCTTGAATTTCTGTATGCCACAGGTATTCGAGTTGGCGAATGCGTGCAACTTGACGCAGCAGACCTGGAGCTTGATGAAGGAACCGTTCTTGTGTTCGGAAAAGGCAGTAAGGAAAGATATGTGGTCTTAGGAAACAAAGCGATTGTGTCTTTGCGCCGGTATTTGTCTGAACGGGAGGCAAGTGTGTCCTTCGCTGTTGATTCGGAACCTGCGCTTTTTATTAATCGTCAAGGCGGACGATTAACTGATAGAAGTGTTCGGAGAATCCTCAACAAGCATATTTCCCGGGTGGCTGGACTATACCATATTAGTCCCCATGCTGTTCGGCACAGCTTTGCGACGCATCTGCTTGATGGCGGTGCTGACTTACGCGTCGTTCAAGAACTACTTGGGCACGCAAGTTTATCGTCTACGCAAATTTATACTCATACAACGAGAGACCGTTTAGCAAAGGTCTACCAACGGACACATCCGCGGGCAAGTAAATCCGATTGA
- the flgB gene encoding flagellar basal body rod protein FlgB — protein sequence MRTDTATFHLLEGALSAAQLRQQVYANNIANADTPGYKRQDVVFESLLNQAMQPAPAAQLGVKHMQIPQPGTVNWAAAANVQPRVVTDTSSAQSTNGNNVDMTAEMTRLAQNQLRYNGLVEDMKMRFSQTKTAITG from the coding sequence GTGAGGACGGATACAGCAACTTTTCACTTGCTGGAGGGGGCTCTGAGTGCCGCACAACTGAGGCAGCAGGTTTATGCTAACAACATTGCAAACGCGGATACTCCCGGATACAAGCGTCAAGACGTTGTGTTTGAAAGTCTGTTGAACCAGGCGATGCAACCAGCGCCCGCGGCGCAGCTTGGTGTGAAACATATGCAAATTCCACAACCGGGCACTGTAAACTGGGCTGCGGCGGCAAATGTCCAGCCGCGCGTAGTCACAGATACCAGTTCTGCGCAGAGTACGAACGGAAACAATGTGGACATGACTGCAGAAATGACTCGCTTGGCGCAAAATCAACTACGCTATAACGGTCTTGTGGAAGATATGAAGATGCGCTTCAGTCAAACAAAAACTGCCATTACAGGATAG
- the hslV gene encoding ATP-dependent protease subunit HslV, giving the protein MNMELHGTTIFAMLKDGKGAMAGDGQVTFGNTMIMKQGARKVRRLYGGKVVAGFAGSVADAFTLYEKFEKKLEEFSGNMPRAAVELAKEWRSDKVLQKLEAMLIVMNEKHLFILSGSGEVIEPDDGICAIGSGGAYALAAGRALMRSTSLSAGTVAEQSLGIASEICVYTNDHIVVETVGADSES; this is encoded by the coding sequence ATGAATATGGAGCTTCATGGTACAACGATTTTTGCGATGCTGAAGGATGGGAAGGGTGCGATGGCTGGTGACGGACAAGTCACTTTCGGCAACACTATGATTATGAAACAGGGGGCACGGAAGGTCCGCCGACTGTATGGGGGTAAAGTCGTTGCAGGCTTTGCCGGTTCGGTGGCTGACGCATTTACGCTTTATGAGAAATTTGAGAAAAAGCTCGAAGAGTTCAGTGGAAATATGCCCAGGGCTGCGGTTGAACTGGCTAAGGAGTGGCGCTCGGACAAAGTACTGCAAAAACTTGAGGCGATGTTGATTGTGATGAATGAGAAACATTTGTTTATCCTGTCGGGAAGCGGAGAGGTTATAGAGCCTGACGACGGCATATGTGCAATTGGTTCAGGCGGAGCATATGCTCTCGCTGCCGGAAGGGCGCTGATGCGTTCGACCTCCTTGTCGGCTGGGACAGTTGCTGAACAGTCCCTCGGCATTGCTTCGGAAATTTGTGTATATACGAATGACCACATTGTAGTCGAGACGGTTGGTGCCGACTCAGAATCGTGA
- the fliF gene encoding flagellar basal-body MS-ring/collar protein FliF, with protein MNNSLKPALARMAPFLNRFSAKQKRNIAITFVAGIACLVAILWILLRPHYVTIMSGLSNKSLGQVQTKLEALKIPNEINGSSVLVPKSQANTARVQLATAGLPQSGYIGYSSIQSKFGMTQDQFNIQVLNLLQESLGQTIQSINGINGAQVHIVMPQKQLFVSQNTSTAEASVFVQLSPGTELSSAQVAGIQQLVAHSVKGLTTQSVSVVDQNGVTLSNSGGVGNVSGASTGEMGIRSKLEQQLQQQLQSELTTIVGSGNAVVSVHANVSFNQVKSTSKQYQPAPGQKTGLVASQQTTSSSSKSTNQSGGAAGQSSSNPNLPTYGTSGNGSNGAQSTKRGSTINYDNNVKKTTTVQDPMQIQGYNVGVVLNASDKQITTQEIAQIKQFVSTTVAGKGAVNSVFVSKMPFHPSTATSSLGNGGQSKTLLWAAIGGGVLLVGAGVLLYRRRKNKEEVNETIAPQALQDLEEQLEQAGVSPDEQMKRQLAKLAKQKPDEFANLVRTWLVSD; from the coding sequence GTGAATAATTCATTGAAGCCAGCATTGGCGCGAATGGCGCCGTTCTTGAATAGATTTAGTGCAAAACAAAAACGCAATATCGCTATTACCTTTGTGGCTGGAATCGCGTGTCTGGTTGCGATTTTATGGATTTTGCTGCGTCCTCACTACGTGACCATAATGAGTGGGTTGAGCAATAAGTCGCTGGGACAGGTGCAAACCAAACTTGAGGCTCTTAAAATTCCTAATGAAATCAACGGGTCTTCCGTCTTGGTACCGAAATCTCAAGCGAATACGGCAAGAGTTCAACTTGCGACAGCCGGACTTCCGCAATCTGGGTACATCGGGTACTCATCCATTCAAAGTAAATTTGGCATGACCCAAGACCAATTTAATATTCAAGTGCTGAACTTGCTGCAGGAAAGCTTGGGGCAGACCATTCAAAGCATTAATGGAATCAATGGTGCTCAAGTGCATATTGTGATGCCGCAAAAACAGCTGTTTGTCTCCCAAAATACCAGTACGGCTGAAGCTTCTGTGTTTGTTCAACTCAGTCCAGGAACTGAGTTGTCCAGCGCTCAGGTGGCAGGAATTCAGCAACTCGTGGCGCACTCTGTCAAAGGATTGACAACGCAAAGTGTTTCTGTGGTTGACCAAAACGGGGTCACCTTGTCTAATTCCGGCGGCGTTGGTAATGTGAGCGGGGCTTCCACTGGTGAAATGGGGATCCGCAGTAAGCTGGAACAACAATTACAGCAACAGTTGCAAAGTGAACTGACCACAATTGTGGGGTCAGGGAATGCTGTGGTCTCCGTGCATGCAAATGTGAGTTTTAATCAAGTGAAGAGTACATCGAAACAGTATCAGCCTGCTCCGGGACAAAAGACTGGGTTGGTTGCGAGTCAACAAACGACGAGTTCTTCCAGCAAGTCAACGAATCAGTCTGGCGGCGCAGCCGGACAGTCTTCTTCGAATCCGAATTTACCCACTTACGGCACCTCGGGGAACGGCTCCAATGGGGCTCAGTCAACGAAGAGAGGCAGTACAATCAACTACGACAATAATGTTAAGAAGACCACCACCGTACAGGACCCCATGCAGATTCAGGGTTACAACGTTGGTGTTGTTCTAAACGCATCAGACAAGCAGATTACTACGCAGGAGATTGCACAAATCAAACAGTTTGTTAGCACAACGGTGGCTGGAAAAGGTGCCGTTAACAGCGTGTTCGTATCAAAAATGCCTTTTCATCCTTCAACTGCTACGTCTTCTCTCGGCAACGGGGGTCAGTCGAAGACCTTACTGTGGGCAGCAATTGGCGGGGGAGTACTTCTGGTCGGTGCGGGAGTGCTGCTGTACCGCCGGCGCAAAAACAAAGAGGAAGTAAATGAAACGATTGCTCCTCAAGCGCTTCAAGACCTTGAGGAACAATTGGAACAAGCCGGTGTTTCTCCTGATGAGCAAATGAAACGGCAATTAGCCAAACTTGCAAAACAAAAGCCAGATGAGTTTGCAAATCTAGTTCGGACGTGGCTGGTCAGTGACTGA
- the trmFO gene encoding methylenetetrahydrofolate--tRNA-(uracil(54)-C(5))-methyltransferase (FADH(2)-oxidizing) TrmFO has protein sequence MRGLSVKVIGAGLAGSEAAWQIARQGIPVTLYEMRPVRTTEAHHTGMFAELVCSNSLRAAAVTNAVGLLKQEMRELDSLVIRCADETAVPAGGALAVDRDAFSQAITKALEAHPLIEIRREEVTTLPEDGLVVIATGPLTTPELSESLLKFTGKQHLSFFDAAAPILTEESLNRDKVYLASRYNKGEAAYLNCPMTENEFADFYDALIHAETAELHDFEKGQYFEGCMPIEVMAARGVKTVLFGPMKPVGLEDPRTGKRPFAVVQLRQDNASATLYNMVGFQTHLKWGEQKRVFRMIPGLEQAEFVRYGVMHRNTYINSPSVLEPTYQTKHRQNLFLAGQITGVEGYVESAGAGLVAGMNAGRIARSLSPLVVPQTTAIGSLAYYITHAHADNFQPMNATFGLLPPLSHKVKDKKVRNQQLAERALCDIRDLTTTLEKEA, from the coding sequence ATGAGGGGCTTGTCAGTGAAAGTGATTGGAGCTGGGTTGGCGGGCTCCGAAGCCGCCTGGCAGATTGCCAGGCAGGGAATTCCTGTGACACTCTATGAAATGAGGCCGGTCAGAACAACAGAGGCGCATCATACGGGGATGTTTGCAGAACTAGTATGCAGCAATTCACTGCGAGCTGCTGCCGTTACGAATGCAGTGGGACTTTTAAAGCAAGAAATGCGGGAACTGGACTCTCTTGTTATCCGCTGTGCAGACGAAACTGCTGTTCCTGCAGGAGGAGCTCTTGCGGTGGACCGAGATGCATTCTCGCAAGCCATTACAAAGGCTCTTGAAGCACATCCTTTGATTGAGATTCGGCGTGAAGAAGTGACGACTCTGCCTGAGGATGGCCTCGTCGTAATCGCAACAGGTCCACTTACAACTCCGGAATTGTCAGAATCCCTCTTGAAGTTCACAGGGAAGCAGCATTTGTCTTTCTTTGATGCAGCAGCTCCAATTTTAACTGAGGAGTCCTTGAATCGTGACAAAGTGTATTTGGCCTCTCGATACAACAAGGGTGAAGCAGCCTATTTGAACTGTCCCATGACAGAAAACGAGTTTGCAGACTTCTACGATGCGCTGATTCATGCCGAGACAGCTGAGCTTCACGACTTCGAGAAAGGACAGTACTTTGAGGGGTGTATGCCCATCGAGGTGATGGCGGCCCGGGGTGTCAAAACGGTCCTGTTCGGTCCCATGAAACCTGTCGGTTTGGAGGACCCTCGAACAGGCAAGCGTCCCTTTGCCGTTGTTCAGCTGCGGCAGGACAATGCTTCCGCGACACTGTATAACATGGTAGGCTTCCAGACACACCTAAAATGGGGAGAACAAAAACGTGTTTTCCGCATGATTCCTGGACTCGAACAGGCGGAATTCGTAAGGTATGGTGTTATGCATAGAAACACCTATATCAATAGTCCGTCTGTCTTGGAACCTACATATCAAACTAAGCACAGACAAAACCTGTTTTTGGCTGGTCAAATCACCGGTGTGGAAGGATACGTTGAGTCTGCGGGCGCAGGACTCGTGGCGGGGATGAACGCGGGTCGCATAGCTCGCAGCCTCAGTCCGCTGGTGGTGCCGCAGACCACTGCTATTGGTAGCTTGGCGTACTATATCACGCACGCCCATGCAGATAACTTTCAGCCAATGAATGCAACATTCGGTTTGCTGCCGCCATTGTCTCACAAGGTGAAGGACAAGAAAGTTCGAAATCAACAGTTGGCTGAGAGAGCGCTGTGTGATATTCGAGACTTGACCACTACCTTGGAAAAGGAAGCCTAG
- a CDS encoding FliH/SctL family protein: MSRVLKRVTNSPSQTTEIPKFDIQALRAREEMAASRSESKNFSENVSAEVLLDEAREMANQLVQKAEEQREAIFDNARKEAERLHKEAYELGYQEGFSAGEETARVEGQARFEELIELAQSIADDNKRRWEEIVQSLHTVASAVVTKAVKVLVQRELEVAPADIDSMVSHLLEYVVEGARVRVLVNPMDYERAAHEFGQWVSDGYGEWPITVVPDASLSPGGCVLETAHGQVDAKMETRMELVQSALARVMERGIADELGE; encoded by the coding sequence TTGTCTAGGGTCCTTAAACGTGTAACGAACTCGCCAAGCCAGACAACTGAGATTCCTAAATTTGATATCCAGGCCCTTCGGGCCCGTGAAGAGATGGCGGCCAGTCGCTCGGAATCGAAGAATTTCTCGGAAAACGTGAGCGCCGAAGTGCTTCTGGACGAAGCCCGTGAAATGGCGAATCAGCTGGTGCAGAAAGCTGAAGAGCAGCGAGAAGCTATCTTTGACAATGCCAGGAAAGAAGCAGAGAGGTTGCACAAAGAAGCGTATGAGCTCGGTTATCAGGAAGGTTTTTCCGCTGGTGAGGAGACAGCTCGAGTGGAAGGACAAGCCCGTTTTGAAGAGCTCATCGAACTGGCGCAGTCCATTGCAGACGACAATAAACGCCGCTGGGAAGAAATCGTGCAATCCCTTCACACAGTCGCTTCCGCTGTTGTCACAAAGGCTGTGAAGGTGCTTGTTCAGAGAGAACTGGAAGTTGCACCAGCAGACATTGATTCAATGGTCTCTCATCTCCTTGAATACGTGGTGGAGGGCGCGCGCGTCCGCGTACTGGTCAATCCCATGGATTATGAAAGAGCAGCTCATGAATTTGGACAGTGGGTTTCTGACGGTTACGGAGAATGGCCTATCACTGTTGTGCCTGATGCGTCTTTATCGCCCGGGGGATGTGTGCTGGAAACTGCTCATGGACAGGTGGATGCGAAGATGGAGACGCGCATGGAGTTGGTCCAAAGTGCCTTGGCGCGTGTGATGGAGAGGGGGATTGCAGATGAACTTGGTGAGTGA
- the fliE gene encoding flagellar hook-basal body complex protein FliE has translation MTVGPLGAVNVVSGMSPTSTLTKGAAAKNNGVGFGKFLSQAVNGTNQALQTANQLTAAYAAGSNVPIDKVMIAEQQASLAVDLTVQVRNRVVSAYKSVMNMQV, from the coding sequence GTGACTGTGGGTCCATTAGGTGCAGTGAATGTCGTGTCAGGAATGTCGCCGACGTCGACCCTGACCAAAGGCGCTGCGGCAAAGAATAACGGGGTTGGTTTTGGAAAGTTCCTGTCGCAAGCAGTAAACGGCACCAATCAGGCACTGCAAACTGCCAATCAATTGACAGCCGCATATGCTGCCGGCTCGAATGTTCCAATAGACAAAGTCATGATTGCAGAACAGCAGGCTTCGTTGGCGGTAGATTTAACTGTTCAAGTTCGCAACCGCGTTGTAAGTGCCTATAAATCCGTTATGAACATGCAGGTTTAA
- a CDS encoding IS110 family transposase, which yields MTSSLFVGIDVGSQENVVCCLTQDDEKRPVSRFTVTNNRPGILEFQDRISKLAKQKQAEEILFGLEHTGCYSTHAAMYLQRHLDFGVQRRVYVFNPSLIREFKKSHYLSAPKNDRVDAWFIAAKLRTGLLPHPFTWSEPLMALQRLTRARYHLMQDLSRESNFLMTNLYLKFSDYSSTGPFKRNKLSATSIAVMEEFESVEELCEMPLERLIEFLVAHGKNRFENPEVVAKVLQKAARSSYRLPQSMSDSVNLAMASSIRVIRTVQEQLKALRKGIEDHLATIPQTLDSIPGIGPILASGIVAELDVSQFKSHAEAAKHAGLAWTVHQSGKFTANRTRLIHSGNRYLKYYMVEAANSVRVHDPVFAEYYAKKRAEPKEFAEGRTLALTARKLMRVVFYLLKTNRLYTPEGGVRQRA from the coding sequence TTGACTTCCTCCTTGTTTGTCGGAATTGATGTAGGCAGCCAAGAGAACGTGGTTTGCTGCTTAACACAGGACGATGAGAAACGACCTGTGAGTCGATTCACCGTTACCAACAATCGTCCTGGGATTTTAGAGTTTCAGGATCGTATCTCCAAGCTGGCAAAACAGAAACAGGCTGAAGAGATTCTCTTTGGTCTCGAACATACTGGATGCTACTCAACCCATGCCGCCATGTATCTGCAACGTCATTTGGACTTTGGTGTTCAGCGTAGGGTCTACGTCTTTAACCCCAGTCTTATCAGGGAGTTTAAGAAATCCCATTACCTGAGTGCCCCCAAGAACGATAGAGTAGATGCCTGGTTTATCGCAGCTAAGCTTCGGACAGGCCTTCTCCCGCATCCCTTTACCTGGAGCGAGCCGCTCATGGCGTTGCAGCGCTTGACGCGAGCCCGCTACCACCTGATGCAGGATCTGTCTAGAGAGAGCAACTTCCTCATGACGAACTTGTATCTCAAGTTCAGTGACTACAGCAGCACAGGTCCCTTTAAGAGAAACAAGCTCTCGGCAACTTCCATTGCTGTCATGGAGGAATTCGAATCCGTTGAGGAACTCTGTGAGATGCCCCTTGAGCGTCTCATTGAATTCCTTGTGGCACATGGCAAGAACCGATTCGAAAATCCTGAGGTCGTTGCTAAAGTGCTACAGAAGGCTGCTCGCTCCTCGTACCGGCTACCCCAGTCGATGTCGGACTCGGTCAATCTCGCAATGGCTTCTAGTATTCGCGTGATTCGAACGGTACAAGAGCAACTGAAGGCACTACGCAAAGGAATTGAGGACCACTTGGCGACGATCCCGCAAACCCTTGATTCCATTCCCGGTATCGGTCCCATTCTTGCTTCCGGCATTGTAGCTGAGCTGGATGTAAGCCAGTTTAAGAGCCACGCGGAAGCCGCTAAACACGCCGGGCTCGCTTGGACCGTTCACCAGTCCGGGAAATTCACAGCCAACCGAACTCGACTGATTCATTCTGGCAACCGCTACCTCAAGTACTACATGGTTGAAGCGGCAAACAGTGTCCGGGTGCACGACCCTGTTTTCGCCGAGTACTATGCCAAGAAGAGAGCGGAGCCAAAGGAATTTGCCGAGGGACGTACCCTTGCGCTTACAGCCCGGAAACTGATGCGAGTGGTCTTCTATCTGCTAAAGACCAACCGACTTTACACTCCGGAAGGAGGGGTCCGACAACGCGCATAA
- the fliG gene encoding flagellar motor switch protein FliG: MPRLRRELTGKQKAAVLLISLGPEVAAEVYKHLSEDEVEQLTFEIANLQKVDVDRREQVMKEFHDIAMANEYILTGGIDYAREVLVKALGAEQAEEVFNRLTSTLQVRPFHFVRQADPNQLVSFLQEEHPQTMALVLSYLEAEQAAMVLSALPQEMQTDVARRIALMNSTSPEVIADVEQVLENRMSMMSSFDSAQTGGVDAVVKILNNVDRGTERTIIDELGQFDPELSDEIKRKMFLFEDIVLLDDRSIQRVIRDVEPKDLQLSLKVVGDDVKNRVFDNMSKRMVETFREEMEFMGPVRLRDVEDAQQRVVGVIRRLEESGEIIVARGGGDDIIV; encoded by the coding sequence GTGCCGCGACTTCGCAGGGAATTAACGGGAAAACAGAAGGCAGCTGTTTTGCTCATCAGCTTAGGGCCAGAGGTAGCAGCGGAAGTATATAAACACTTGTCAGAAGACGAGGTAGAGCAACTGACCTTTGAAATAGCAAACCTGCAAAAGGTGGATGTGGACCGCCGGGAACAGGTGATGAAAGAGTTTCATGATATTGCCATGGCGAACGAGTACATTCTCACTGGCGGCATCGATTATGCGCGAGAAGTGCTTGTGAAAGCATTGGGGGCTGAGCAGGCTGAAGAGGTCTTTAACAGACTGACATCTACCTTGCAGGTTCGACCGTTCCACTTTGTGCGCCAGGCGGATCCAAATCAATTGGTTAGCTTTCTTCAGGAAGAACACCCGCAGACCATGGCTTTGGTGCTTTCGTACCTGGAGGCTGAACAGGCGGCCATGGTTCTGTCTGCTCTGCCGCAGGAGATGCAAACAGACGTTGCTCGACGAATTGCACTCATGAACTCTACCTCTCCGGAAGTCATTGCCGATGTGGAACAGGTACTTGAGAATAGGATGTCCATGATGAGCAGCTTCGACAGCGCCCAAACAGGCGGGGTCGATGCCGTAGTCAAGATTTTGAACAATGTTGACAGAGGCACAGAACGAACGATTATTGACGAGCTTGGACAGTTTGATCCGGAATTGTCTGATGAAATCAAACGGAAGATGTTCTTGTTTGAAGATATCGTGTTATTGGACGATCGTTCGATTCAGCGGGTCATTCGGGATGTTGAGCCAAAAGACTTGCAGTTGTCGCTGAAAGTAGTCGGAGACGACGTGAAAAATCGAGTGTTTGACAATATGTCAAAACGGATGGTGGAGACCTTCAGAGAAGAAATGGAATTTATGGGTCCTGTCCGTCTCCGGGATGTAGAGGATGCTCAGCAGCGTGTTGTCGGGGTCATCAGGCGGCTTGAAGAGTCTGGAGAAATCATCGTAGCGCGGGGCGGAGGTGACGATATCATTGTCTAG
- the hslU gene encoding ATP-dependent protease ATPase subunit HslU, protein MEVFVLNKDQLTPRQIVEQLDKYIIGQATAKKAVAVALRNRMRRSLLPEDLQAEVTPKNILMIGPTGVGKTEIARRLSRLVGAPFIKVEATKFTEVGYVGRDVESMVRDLVETAIRMVKAEHADKVKDQATEQAEDRIVEVLVPDPSANKSGKNPLEMFFGGGTSNNQRSESGTNSENIRQERRRMRQQLDMGELEDRLIEIEVEEQTSPSMGVIPGVGAEGMGNIQEMLGNILPKQTRKRKMTVRDARKVLQQEEAQKLIEMENVVSDAVYRAENHGIIFIDEMDKIAGREKSSQDVSREGVQRDILPIVEGSTVVTKHGPVSTDHMLFVAAGAFHTSKPSDLIPELQGRFPIRVELQSLTPDDFERILKEPEHAITKQYSALLETEGIQVKFTDAALRRLAELAAQVNRDTENIGARRLHTLVEKVLEDLSFEAPDVNLEEVLITPEYVDDKLKTIVTDTDLSQFIL, encoded by the coding sequence ATGGAGGTGTTTGTGTTGAATAAAGACCAACTGACGCCCAGGCAGATTGTTGAACAGCTCGATAAGTACATTATTGGGCAGGCGACAGCAAAGAAAGCTGTTGCCGTGGCGTTGCGTAACAGGATGAGGAGGTCGCTCTTACCAGAAGACCTGCAAGCAGAGGTCACACCCAAAAACATTCTCATGATTGGGCCTACTGGAGTTGGGAAAACGGAAATCGCCCGCCGCCTGAGCCGATTAGTGGGAGCTCCATTTATTAAAGTAGAGGCCACAAAGTTCACTGAAGTTGGGTATGTCGGCAGGGACGTAGAGTCGATGGTGCGAGATTTGGTAGAGACTGCTATTCGCATGGTGAAAGCCGAACATGCGGACAAAGTAAAGGATCAGGCAACGGAGCAGGCGGAAGACCGAATTGTTGAGGTTCTGGTACCGGATCCAAGTGCAAATAAATCAGGCAAGAATCCATTGGAAATGTTTTTTGGCGGCGGTACGTCCAACAATCAGAGAAGTGAGAGCGGTACGAACTCGGAAAATATCCGGCAAGAACGGCGGCGGATGAGACAACAGCTCGACATGGGAGAGTTGGAAGACCGACTGATTGAGATTGAGGTAGAAGAACAGACTTCTCCTTCAATGGGTGTCATTCCTGGGGTCGGTGCTGAGGGTATGGGGAACATTCAGGAAATGCTGGGCAACATTTTACCGAAGCAAACGAGAAAGCGGAAAATGACGGTTCGTGATGCGCGAAAGGTTTTGCAGCAGGAAGAAGCACAGAAACTGATTGAAATGGAGAACGTGGTCTCTGACGCCGTCTACCGAGCTGAAAATCACGGCATTATCTTCATTGATGAGATGGATAAAATTGCGGGCCGCGAAAAGAGCAGTCAGGACGTCTCGCGCGAAGGTGTGCAGAGAGACATACTGCCGATTGTTGAAGGTTCAACAGTGGTTACGAAACACGGTCCCGTATCAACGGATCACATGTTGTTCGTGGCCGCAGGCGCATTTCATACGTCAAAGCCGTCCGACTTGATACCGGAATTGCAGGGCCGTTTTCCGATTCGAGTGGAGTTGCAGAGCCTGACTCCGGATGACTTTGAACGGATTCTCAAGGAACCTGAGCACGCTATTACTAAACAGTATTCCGCTCTCCTGGAGACTGAAGGGATTCAGGTGAAATTTACGGATGCGGCACTGCGGCGGTTGGCCGAACTGGCAGCACAAGTGAACAGGGATACGGAGAATATTGGAGCGCGCAGACTTCACACATTAGTTGAAAAAGTCCTTGAAGATTTGTCTTTTGAGGCCCCCGACGTCAATCTTGAGGAAGTACTGATTACTCCGGAATACGTGGACGATAAGCTGAAAACTATCGTCACAGACACCGATTTGAGCCAGTTTATTCTGTAA
- the flgC gene encoding flagellar basal body rod protein FlgC: MGWLNSMQISATGLSAQRLRMNVIANNIANAQTTRTAQGGPYRREIVQLKPMQSGPQQSFAGLLSSSQGQSAAGAGVQVSGIIKDPSPFKQVYDPSSPDAVNGYVQMPNVNISTEMVDMISASRAYQANVTAFAAGKQMYRDALTLGQ; this comes from the coding sequence ATGGGCTGGCTTAACAGCATGCAAATCAGCGCAACGGGGCTTTCCGCCCAACGTCTGCGGATGAATGTCATTGCCAATAACATCGCCAATGCACAGACGACGCGCACAGCACAAGGCGGACCGTATCGGCGGGAGATTGTCCAACTGAAACCGATGCAGTCAGGGCCTCAACAATCGTTTGCCGGCTTGCTCAGCAGCAGTCAAGGTCAGTCAGCTGCAGGGGCCGGGGTACAGGTCTCCGGCATCATCAAAGACCCAAGCCCATTCAAACAAGTCTATGACCCAAGTAGTCCGGATGCTGTTAACGGATATGTGCAGATGCCGAATGTAAATATCTCTACTGAAATGGTTGATATGATTTCTGCATCCCGTGCCTACCAAGCGAACGTTACCGCATTCGCTGCTGGTAAACAAATGTATCGGGATGCATTGACTCTAGGGCAATAG